GAATTGGGGGGAAGTGATCCGTTTATTGTATTAGCCAGTGCTGATGTAGAAACAGCCGTGGCTACAGCTACCGCCGCGCGGATGTTAAATAATGGGCAATCTTGTATTGCAGCGAAACGCTTTATTGTGGAAGAAGCGATCGCTGATCAATTTGAGAAGTTGCTATTAGATAAATTTCAGGCGCTGAAAGTCGGCGACCCTATGCAACCAGATACCGATTTAGGGCCACTAGCTACACCAGATATTCTCCAAGATTTAGATCAGCAAGTCCAAGTTGCTAAAAACAGTGGTGGAAAAGTCTTGACTGGTGGGTATCATATTTCAGACCGTCCAGGAAACTTTTATCCACCGACTATCATCACAGATATTCCCCTTGACGCACCAATAGCTCAGGAAGAATTTTTTGGCCCGGTAGCTTTATTATTCCGGGTTCCAGACATTGATGCTGCAATTAAACTGGCAAATGCTACACCTTTTGGTTTAGGCGCTAGTGCTTGGACAAATAACGACCAAGAACGCGATCGCTTGATTACCGAAATTGAAGCTGGTGCAGTTTTTATCAACGGTTTGGTCAAATCTGACCCCAGGTTGCCTTTTGGTGGTATCAAACGTTCTGGGTATGGCCGAGAATTAAGCATTCAAGGTATACAAGAGTTTGTCAATGTTAAAACTGTTTGGGTGAAGTAAATATTAGTCAATAGTTAATAGTCCACAGTCAATGGTTTTACTCTGGACTATTGACTTTGGACTATTGACTAGTCTCGTGCATCGCTAGTGAGGAAATTAAAATGAATACAGCAGAATTATTAGTCAAGTGTTTAGAAAATGAAGGAGTCGAATATGTTTTTGGACTCCCTGGTGAGGAAAATTTACACGTTTTAGAAGCATTAAAACATTCTTCAATTAAATTTATTACGACTCGTCATGAACAAGGTGCGGCTTTTATGGCCGATGTCTACGGACGTTTAACCGGAAAAGCAGGGGTTTGCCTTTCTACCCTTGGCCCTGGCGCAACAAATCTGATGACTGGTGTAGCGGATGCAAATCTTGATGGTGCGCCTTTGGTGGCAATTACTGGGCAAGTGGGAACCGATAGAATGCACATTGAATCTCACCAATATTTAGATTTAGTGGCAATGTTTGCCCCGGTAACTAAGTGGAATAAGCAGATTGTTCGCCCAAGTATTACACCAGAAGTAGTCCGGAAAGCCTTCAAGCGATCGCAAACCGAAAAACCCGGCGCAGTCCACATAGATTTACCAGAAAATATTGCTGCTATGCCCGTTGAAGGTAAACCTTTACAGCGGGATAAAATTGAAAAAACCTACGCCTCTTTTGCCAGCATCCGCGCCGCCGCCGCAATGATATCCCAAGCGGTGAATCCCCTAATTTTAGTTGGTAATGGTGCAATTCGCGGCCAAGCTAGTGATGCCGTGACCCAATTTGCCACGCAAATGAATATACCTGTGGCGAATACATTCATGGGTAAAGGCGTAATTCCTTACACTCATCCTTTAGCTTTATGGTCTGTGGGATTACAGCAACGGGACTTTATCACCTGCGGCTTTGATAATACAGATTTAGTCATTGCGATCGGCTACGATTTAATTGAATTTTCCCCGAAAAAATGGAATCCTGAAGGTAAGATTCCCATTGTGCATATTAGTACAGCTGCGGCGGAAATTGATAGTAGCTATGTTTCTAATGTAGAAGTCATCGGCGATATTTCTGACTCTCTCTCAGAAATTTTAAAAGTAGCCGATCGCCAAGGTAAATCTAATCCTTATGCTATTAGTTTACGTGGGGAAATTAAAGCCGATTATGAACAATACGCCAACGATGAAGGTTATCCTATTAAGCCGCAAAAATTAATTTATGACTTGCGGCAAGTTATGGGGCCAGATGATATCGTTATCTCTGACGTTGGCGCACACAAAATGTGGATGGCGCGTCATTATCATTGTCATAGTCCCAATACTTGCATTATTTCTAACGGTTTTGCAGCAATGGGTATTGCTATTCCTGGTGCTTTAGCGGCTAAACTCGTTTATCCCAACCGCAAAATTGTTGCCGTAACTGGTGACGGTGGCTTTATGATGAATTGCCAAGAATTAGAAACAGCTTTGCGTGTGGGTACTCCCTTCGTCACCTTGATATTTAATGATGGTGGCTATGGCTTAATTGAATGGAAACAAGAAAACCATTTTGGCAAAGGTAATTCATCCTTTGTACATTTTGGTAATCCTGATTTTGTCAAATTTGCTGAAAGTATGGGTTTAAAAGGTTATCGAGTGGAATCTAGTCTCGATTTAATACCTATACTCAAAGAAGCCTTAGCCCAGGATGTACCAGCTGTCATCGATTGTCCGGTAGACTACAGAGAAAATCGTCGCTTTACTCAAAAAGCTGGTGAGTTGAGTTGTGGTGTGTAGTTAATGCTGAGTTAGAAAATGTATCGGCATCAAAAAGCATTTGACTTAACACCCTAACATGCTCTTGACTTGATACAGCATTGCAGCCTCATACACCCTGTTTTCTGACTAATAAATGAGGCTGCTATTAAGTGTTTTCCCGGCAAATGCTCAACATTGCATTTTTGAAAAAATTAATTTGACTGGGTATTTTCAGCAAATAAATAAATACCTAATCTATCTTGTTTTATTTTGCAAACTACGTAATTGATCTACTATATAATCTTCTAGTTCTTGTTTTTCTCTACCACTAGCTCTACGTTGATAAGTTCTGCCTGTTTCTTGAATAAACTTGCGCTTCTCTAATTGAGAACCTTTAGATTTACTGCCTGATTTTTGCAAATTTTTTTGTAATTCTTCCCAAGTTTGTTCCCCAATACTTTCACCTAGTTTTTGTAATGCTTGAGGCAATAGTGTTTTTGCTTCTCTGTGAAAATCTTCGTCTGTTTCTAGGGCATTTAACTCTACATTACTATAGTCAATGTCAATTTGAAATTTACTCATTAATTTTTTCAAAAAAACAACTTATTAATTATTGCATACAGTCACCGATTTGAAATGATTTAACAATCTAGCAGTAGTCAAGTTGGTTAGAATATCGGTAAATAATGAAACTTAGACAGCAAAAGGCTTTTAACTTTGTTACTGCAATAAATTCAGTCTAGCAGGGCGATCACCTACTCAAAACTCTGCAAAATTTTTGTCAATTTCAGCAGGGAATAAGCCAGAAGCAGCACCAATAAACATAGATATGTCTAGTTGTTCTTTCTCAGGATACAAGACATATCAATGAAAATAATGCACATTAAAAATAGTGCGGAGATCATCAATTATGGATGCTGTTAAACGCCTGGCTACTCTTGACCGTATCCGCAGACTTAGCCGTCTGATGGATACATCTATACGCATACCTCTTCTTGGTTTTCGCATTGGATTAGACCCTATTATTGGTCTGGTTCCAGGTGCTGGAGATTTCATTAGTACAGGATTTTCGGCTTACATTATATTTTTAGCTACCCGCTTCGGTATTCCTCGCCAAGACTTAGCCAAAATGATTTTTAATGTTGGTTTAGAAGCTGTAGTTGGTAGTGTACCTTTAGTGGGTGATTTGTTTGATGCGTTCTACAAATCCAACATTCGGAATTTGGCAATTCTAGAGGAACATCTGACAAAAGTTCCACCAGAATCTCAAGTAGTATCTGGTGAAATTGAGCAAAAGGAATTGAGCCGAGTTTAAGATTGAGATTTTCAATATTCTGGAAAACTAGAACAGTCCTAATTAACACATTCAAGCTTGACTATTTAATATAGGAGATCAGCTATCATGGCAATGCAAAATGCTGCAAAATTTTTTCAAGCAGTCAAAGAAGACCAAGCATTTCAGCAAAAACTCAAGGCTACAGCTAACCCAGAAGCGTTTATTAAAATTGCTAAAGAAGGTGGCTATGATTTCACTGTTGAAGAACTAGAGGCTGAAATTGATAAATTGTCGGCAGAAGATTTAGCTGCTATTGTTAATCCAGGGTGGGGGCCTAGACGGCACATTAACCCTAGATAATTCTGGAAATAACAAGCTAACAGTCTATACAAAAAGACTAAATATTTGCATAGGCTTTTACCTGGAACTATAATGCTGAACGTGCTTGGGCTAAATCACGAATCAGCAAAGTCCTAGAGTAAATGTAATCAGTTAGGCTCAGAGTTTCTTCAGAATCCAGGACTTTATTGCTCTCAATCTGTCCTAATAGCAGCTTAACCAAATCTTTGTCACTAAGTCCCAGGAGTGTACTGCTTTGGGTTTGTTCCACTACAACCCAAAGCTGACGTAATATTTTTGAGTTCACAAGGCACATCTTCATTACTCTCGCTCCTGGCTTGAATGAACGCGGATCACTACTGATGACAATCTAAAGAAAATATTAAATTATTTAGTTTCGCCAGAATCTGCAATATTACAAAAACTTATTAAATATATGTATACTTACATATTTGACAAAATTTGTTTATCAAAACAACCCTGATTGCCTGAGACGGTTTGATGGCGGTCTCTTATATTGATAATTTTATACCGAGTATTCACAAATAACCGAACTGCGTAAATGCTGGACATATCTTCCTATATTGGTAGGCAAGTCATCCTTGTAACCGATGACAAAGACAATGATCAACTGGTCAAATACAAGTAATGTTGCCCATACCGGAGTAATGACAGACCGCGTTTTAATTCTTGGAGGAAGGGGGCGAATTGGTAGCAGTGTCGCTCAGGATATTGCTAACCATACGCAAGCCAAAATTACCATCACTGGGCGTACTCCAGAGACGGGAAGTTTGCCCTTAGCAGAACGAGAGCAGTATTTAAGTTTAGACTTGGTAGAAGTTGATAAACTAAGGGAAGCGATCGCTAACTCTGATTTAGTAGTTCACTGTGCAGGCCCGTTTCACTACCGTGATGCCAATGTTCTCAAATTTTGTATTGAACAAGGCGTTAACTACATAGATGTGAGTGACCACCGTTCTTTTACTAGCAAAGCTTTAACTTATCATGAACAAGCTGTTGCAGCTGGGGTAACAGCCGTAATTAATACAGGCATTTTCCCTGGTATATCTAACAGTATGGTGCGTCAGGGTGTAGAACAATTTGATGAAGCTGAAAAAATCAAGTTGTTCTATTTAGTGGCTGGTTCCGGTGGTGCTGGTATCACCGTTATGCGGACAACTTTTCTCGGCTTACAACATCCTTTTGAAGCTTGGATAGATGGCAAATGGCAGGAAGTCAAGCCTTATAGTGAAAGAGAACTTGTTGATTTTCCCCATTATCAACGTAATGGAGTTTACTGGTTTGATATGCCAGAAACCTTTACATTGCCTTATGCCTTTCCTTCAGTTAAAAATGTAGTTACTAAGTTTGGTTCATTTCCCGATTACTATAATCATCTAACCTGGATTGCAGCACATATTTTTCCCAAGTGGTTAATGCAGCGTAATGGCATGATTGAATTTTTATCTCATGTCAGCCATACGATGACAGATTTTACTAATCGTTTCAGCGGTATTGGTGTAGCAGTCAGGTCAGAAGTGACAGGCAAAAAAAATGGCTCAACAGGCGTTTATGCTTCTACTGTATTGCATGATAATGCTGCTGTAGCCACTGGTTGTGGTACTGGTACTGTTGCTCAATTAATTCTTGAAGGTAAACTTCATAAACCAGGAGTTTTACCTGTAGAAAATGCCCTACCAACAGATTTATTTACTCAGGTGATGGATAGTCGCGGAATTAAAATTGAACATACCTTTTTAAAGTACGCTGAACAGGTGATGAGTCCTCACGGCAAAGACTCAGCAAGATAACAGGATAAAAGCGGCGATCGCTGCACAAATATTCGCGCGATCGACTTAAAATAATATTCTCAAAGCAAACGTCCTGATACAGTTCACATCCTCCGTTTGTCAAATGTATCACCTTAAAAGTGAAACGGTCTCAGCAAATCATCTTCAATAGAAAACCCCACGGGTGCTGTGGGGTTGTTTTATTAGGGTCTCTTGTTGCAGTACTAAAGTACTACACTTAAGTAAAATTTGCAAGTACTTTTTTTCTTATACCATCTCGCTAAAAATCTCTCCAACT
This window of the Nostoc sp. HK-01 genome carries:
- a CDS encoding nitrogen fixation protein, with translation MAMQNAAKFFQAVKEDQAFQQKLKATANPEAFIKIAKEGGYDFTVEELEAEIDKLSAEDLAAIVNPGWGPRRHINPR
- a CDS encoding succinate-semialdehyde dehydrogenase, which codes for MAIATINPATGETLKTFEPLNDAEIAAKLDLANQAFEQYRKTSFSQRSLWLQKAAEILDQEKTDFAKVMTLEMGKPYKAAISEVEKCAAVCRYYAENAADFLADVAVKTDASHSFVRYQPLGVILAVMPWNFPFWQVFRFAAPALMAGNVGLLKHASNVPQSALAIAEIIQRAGFPEGVFQTLLIGAAKVADIIADDRVKAATLTGSEPAGASLAATAGKHIKKTVLELGGSDPFIVLASADVETAVATATAARMLNNGQSCIAAKRFIVEEAIADQFEKLLLDKFQALKVGDPMQPDTDLGPLATPDILQDLDQQVQVAKNSGGKVLTGGYHISDRPGNFYPPTIITDIPLDAPIAQEEFFGPVALLFRVPDIDAAIKLANATPFGLGASAWTNNDQERDRLITEIEAGAVFINGLVKSDPRLPFGGIKRSGYGRELSIQGIQEFVNVKTVWVK
- a CDS encoding acetolactate synthase; protein product: MNTAELLVKCLENEGVEYVFGLPGEENLHVLEALKHSSIKFITTRHEQGAAFMADVYGRLTGKAGVCLSTLGPGATNLMTGVADANLDGAPLVAITGQVGTDRMHIESHQYLDLVAMFAPVTKWNKQIVRPSITPEVVRKAFKRSQTEKPGAVHIDLPENIAAMPVEGKPLQRDKIEKTYASFASIRAAAAMISQAVNPLILVGNGAIRGQASDAVTQFATQMNIPVANTFMGKGVIPYTHPLALWSVGLQQRDFITCGFDNTDLVIAIGYDLIEFSPKKWNPEGKIPIVHISTAAAEIDSSYVSNVEVIGDISDSLSEILKVADRQGKSNPYAISLRGEIKADYEQYANDEGYPIKPQKLIYDLRQVMGPDDIVISDVGAHKMWMARHYHCHSPNTCIISNGFAAMGIAIPGALAAKLVYPNRKIVAVTGDGGFMMNCQELETALRVGTPFVTLIFNDGGYGLIEWKQENHFGKGNSSFVHFGNPDFVKFAESMGLKGYRVESSLDLIPILKEALAQDVPAVIDCPVDYRENRRFTQKAGELSCGV